GACAAATTCAAGTGACAACACAAACAAGGACTCAAATCAAACCCAAAACAGCACAGACATAATTAACGAAAACACAAACACTACTCAAACTGACACTGAAAAGATTGAAAGCGACAGCACACAAACGATTCCGGAAGAGATTCAGGAAATGATTGAAGAAGTACTTGAAAGCGTCAATACGCAAAGCAACTCCACAACAACCCTGGATACAAGTGCAGGCATAAGCAATATGCAAAGTGCACAAAACCAGAATCAAGAGCCAAATACTGCCGATGAGTCTCCAAGTACAGTCGGCAAGGAAAATACGGCACACGAAATAACCAAAAAAGATGACGTTTCTAAAAAAGCCGAACAGTCCCCTCTGCCATATATCATTGCGATAGTTGCAGTAATGGCAATACTTATTTTTGGATATACAAGAAGAAAGGATGAATAATCCTTTTTTCCATTATTTTTTTAATGAACTAATTTTTAAATACAATAATGTTATACATATTAACTAGTGATTAATATGGACAGTTATGATATTATTATTGTTGGAGGAGGTCCCGGCGGCTTAACGGCAGGAATCTATGCAGGACGCCAGGGAACAAAGAACCTGATTTTGGACAAGGACCTTGCTGGAGGAATAGGTAGGGAAGTTCCGGAAATGGAAAACTATCCTGGATACGAAAACATTTCAGGGCTTAAGCTAACCGAAATAATGAAAACCCAGGCCGAAAAGAACACCGAAATCCATGAATTCGAAAACGTTTTAAACATAGAAAAAAACGATGATGGATTCACAGTAAAAACGGATAAAAACGAATACCTAACGAAAACTGTAATCCTTGCAACCGGAAGCTCACACAGCCATCTGAATGTTCCGGGAGAAGAGGAGTTTTTAGGCCGTGGAGTTAGCTACTGCGCAACCTGTGACGGACTCTTTTTCCAGTCAAGAGACATTATAATGGTTGGCGGGGGAAACAGCGCGCTTCAGGAAGCCATTTATCTGAAAAACCTTGGATGCAACGTTACGATTGTCCACAGAAGAGATGAGTTCAGAGCTCAAAAGCACCTGCAGAACATGGTAAAAGCGGAAGGAATCAGCGTAATCTATAATGCGACGGTTGAAGAGATTAAAGGGGACATGATCGTTGAATCAGTTGTCCTAAAGGATACTAAAACAGAAGAATTAAGTGAAATGAAAACAGATGGAGTATTCATAAGCGTCGGATACATACCCCATACGGAACTGGCAGTTCAATTGGGAGTTAATCTTGATGAAACTGGCCACATTATCGTGGATAAGGAACAGAAAACTAATGTGGAATACGTTTATGCGATAGGTGATGTTTGCGTCGGCTTAAAGCAGTGGGTCGTAGCATGTGGAGAAGGTGCAGTTGCAGCCACATCCGCATACCATGACATCAAGCAAGGTTAATAGTTGTATCTCTCGGAAAGAAAGATATAAATGAAAAACGCTATTATTAAAACGACGAATACTGGCAATAACCACATAAACACTTTAAATATTACAACAGCCGCTAAAATTGCGACAATAACAAATATCAAATCTCTAAGTTCCATGTGACTTTTATTTATTTACACTACTATATAAAGTTTTGATGCACAATACTTTAATAAATGAAAAAAACCAAAAATAATAATATAATATTTTGGAGTATAACATGACTATTTTAGTAATTAATAATAAAGGCCAATACAATCATAGAATTCAGCGCAGTTTACAATATCTTAAAATGGAGTCCGAACTGGTTTCCAACACTTTAAGCATTGAAGAACTGGAAGCCAAAAGTCCAACAGGACTTATTTTAGGAGGAGGACCTTCCATCGAAGGAGCAGGTAACAGCGAGGAATACATCAAGCATTTTGACATTCCCATTTTAGGAATATGCTTAGGCCATCAGTTAATTGCTAAAGCCTACGGAGGAGAAGTATCCACTTCAGATACCGAAAGTTATGCTCAGGTTAAAATTAATATTATTAATGACGAAAACTTATTTGAAGGATTAGCTCCTGAAATGCAGGTTTGGTCTTCACACAAAGATGAAGTTAAAAACATACCGGATGAATTTGAGATTTTGGCTAATTCTAACTTATGCGATATTGAATCCTTTAAACATAAGAGCAAGGATGTATATGGAATCCAATTCCACCCTGAAGTGCATCACACCCCTAAAGGATCACAAATATTCGAAAATTTCTATAAAATATGTAAAAGATAGGTGTAATAATGATTGATAACGTAGAAGCTTTAAAAGAAAAAGCAATGGAAAATAAGGACGGATTGAAAAAACAATACGTAAACATCCAAGTTGGCGATGAAGAATACGGCTTTAGAATCTCTGGAATTGGAGCAAAATCTGTAAAACTCGAAAAATTCATTAAATATGA
This genomic interval from Methanobrevibacter millerae contains the following:
- the trxB gene encoding thioredoxin-disulfide reductase, with the translated sequence MDSYDIIIVGGGPGGLTAGIYAGRQGTKNLILDKDLAGGIGREVPEMENYPGYENISGLKLTEIMKTQAEKNTEIHEFENVLNIEKNDDGFTVKTDKNEYLTKTVILATGSSHSHLNVPGEEEFLGRGVSYCATCDGLFFQSRDIIMVGGGNSALQEAIYLKNLGCNVTIVHRRDEFRAQKHLQNMVKAEGISVIYNATVEEIKGDMIVESVVLKDTKTEELSEMKTDGVFISVGYIPHTELAVQLGVNLDETGHIIVDKEQKTNVEYVYAIGDVCVGLKQWVVACGEGAVAATSAYHDIKQG
- a CDS encoding GMP synthase subunit A, with product MTILVINNKGQYNHRIQRSLQYLKMESELVSNTLSIEELEAKSPTGLILGGGPSIEGAGNSEEYIKHFDIPILGICLGHQLIAKAYGGEVSTSDTESYAQVKINIINDENLFEGLAPEMQVWSSHKDEVKNIPDEFEILANSNLCDIESFKHKSKDVYGIQFHPEVHHTPKGSQIFENFYKICKR